The Brasilonema sennae CENA114 genome includes a region encoding these proteins:
- a CDS encoding LysR family transcriptional regulator, which yields MELRHLRYFVAVAEELHFGRAAERLHMTQQPLSQQIRQLEDELGVLLFERTKRRVQLTEPGKAFLVEARHILLKATEAVEIVRQVAQGESGRLKVGFSGFATYSVLPKALRIFRERFPRVELELEEMTTSAQVQALQEQQIHLGLMIPPTPDASLTLEPILKEPLVVILPETHPLATQPELALPMLANESFILVSRQLEPGYYDQCISLFQQAGFSPKVVQKASQKQTILGLVSAGMGVSLAPASIRNIHRTGVVYITLNLSDAEVELVAVWRQDESLPVLRTFLEVMKEVVDQNFSPIL from the coding sequence ATGGAGCTTCGACATTTACGCTACTTTGTTGCTGTTGCAGAGGAACTGCACTTTGGTCGAGCTGCAGAACGACTGCACATGACTCAGCAACCTTTAAGTCAACAAATCCGTCAGCTGGAGGATGAATTAGGCGTACTCTTGTTTGAGCGCACTAAGCGCCGAGTTCAATTAACAGAACCAGGAAAAGCATTTTTAGTAGAAGCACGTCACATTTTACTGAAAGCAACTGAGGCTGTAGAGATAGTAAGACAAGTGGCTCAGGGAGAAAGCGGACGACTCAAGGTGGGATTCTCTGGTTTTGCTACCTATAGCGTTTTACCCAAAGCTTTGAGGATTTTTCGAGAGCGTTTTCCACGCGTGGAACTCGAATTAGAGGAAATGACAACAAGTGCTCAAGTGCAGGCGCTGCAAGAACAGCAAATCCATCTTGGTTTGATGATTCCGCCTACACCTGATGCTTCTTTGACTCTTGAACCAATCCTCAAGGAGCCACTTGTTGTGATATTGCCAGAGACTCATCCTTTAGCAACTCAGCCAGAGTTAGCATTACCCATGCTGGCTAATGAGTCCTTCATTCTGGTATCACGTCAATTAGAACCGGGCTACTACGACCAGTGTATTAGTTTATTCCAACAAGCAGGTTTTAGCCCTAAAGTCGTGCAAAAAGCCAGCCAAAAGCAGACAATTCTTGGTCTTGTCTCTGCTGGTATGGGTGTCTCCCTTGCTCCTGCATCCATACGTAATATTCACAGAACAGGAGTTGTATACATTACTTTGAATCTATCGGATGCAGAGGTGGAGCTAGTAGCTGTCTGGCGACAAGATGAGTCATTACCAGTTTTGCGGACATTTCTTGAGGTTATGAAAGAGGTTGTGGATCAAAATTTCAGTCCGATTTTATAA
- a CDS encoding cysteine hydrolase family protein, with the protein MKDDTSPDWENAALLTIDIQKSFALPGACAEILGTWEVIPKIQQLLQAFRQSGKPIIHVIRIYLPDGSNVDLCRRQDIKNGKQVAVHGTDGVELVNELKPSFQIMLDIDKLISGAFQWVSHHEWIMYKPRWGAFFQTSLEKHLREYSINTLVICGCNFPNCPRTTIYEASERDFRVVFIPNATSQVYERGLQELRNIGVILMSTEECIALATQTVKTSGKSFY; encoded by the coding sequence ATGAAAGACGACACCAGTCCTGATTGGGAAAATGCTGCTTTGCTGACTATAGATATACAAAAATCTTTTGCATTACCTGGGGCTTGTGCAGAGATTCTTGGTACATGGGAAGTGATACCTAAAATTCAGCAATTATTACAAGCATTTAGACAAAGCGGGAAACCGATTATTCATGTTATCAGGATTTATTTACCCGATGGTTCCAATGTTGATTTATGTCGCAGACAAGATATTAAAAATGGCAAGCAGGTTGCAGTTCATGGCACTGATGGAGTAGAACTTGTCAACGAATTAAAACCATCATTTCAAATAATGCTTGATATAGATAAGCTAATTTCAGGAGCTTTTCAATGGGTTAGTCATCATGAATGGATTATGTACAAACCAAGATGGGGAGCTTTTTTTCAAACCTCTCTTGAAAAACATTTACGTGAGTATTCCATTAACACTTTAGTGATTTGCGGATGTAACTTTCCTAACTGCCCACGCACTACCATTTATGAGGCAAGTGAACGAGATTTTAGAGTCGTTTTCATTCCAAATGCTACATCTCAAGTCTATGAGCGAGGTTTGCAAGAGCTAAGGAATATTGGCGTGATTTTGATGAGTACTGAAGAGTGCATAGCTTTAGCAACACAAACAGTAAAAACTTCCGGAAAAAGCTTTTATTGA
- a CDS encoding ketol-acid reductoisomerase: protein MSLEFSTNTFEKEKIILAGKEEYIVGGGRHLFPLLPKAFAEIHQIGVIGWSSQGPAQAQNLRDSLAGTNIKVKVGLRKNSSSIPLAEKAGFTRDNGTLGEMYEVISESDLLILLISDAAQAANYQQIFEAIRPGTTLGLSHGFLLGHLKNIGDSFPETINVIAVCPKGMGLSVRQLYEQGKEIHGAGINSSFAIHQDVNGRATDYALAWAVAIGSPTIFQTTLESEYKSDIFGERGILLGAVHGIVESLYRWLIRSGHSQEEAYINSVESLTQPISNMISKNGFLSIYISLTDAEKETFKKAYSAAYHPAFEILMEIYDEVASGNEIRSVIEANNRHQRFPIGKIDGTEMWQVGVNVRDNRRPEKVSIHPVTAGVYIATMMAQVDLLKEKGHLYSEIVNESIIEAVDSLNPYMYQKGVAHMLNNCSMTAQLGTRKWAPRFDYIFCQQAFTALDDNKQTDEKVFENFLTNDIHQALSICTQLRPSVDIFG, encoded by the coding sequence ATGAGCTTAGAATTTAGCACAAATACATTCGAGAAAGAGAAGATTATCTTAGCAGGGAAAGAAGAATATATCGTTGGAGGAGGACGCCATCTTTTTCCACTTTTACCTAAAGCTTTTGCAGAAATTCACCAAATCGGAGTGATTGGTTGGTCGTCCCAAGGTCCTGCTCAAGCACAAAATTTAAGAGATTCTCTAGCAGGAACTAACATCAAGGTCAAAGTAGGTCTTCGGAAAAATTCATCTTCTATTCCATTGGCAGAAAAAGCTGGCTTTACTAGAGACAATGGCACATTAGGAGAAATGTATGAAGTCATCTCTGAATCTGATTTGTTAATTCTTCTCATTTCTGATGCTGCACAGGCAGCAAATTATCAGCAAATTTTTGAGGCTATTCGTCCTGGAACTACACTCGGATTATCTCATGGATTTTTGCTTGGACATCTAAAAAACATTGGGGATTCATTTCCTGAAACCATTAACGTGATTGCTGTTTGTCCTAAAGGGATGGGACTTTCAGTCAGGCAACTTTATGAACAGGGTAAAGAAATTCATGGCGCTGGCATTAACTCCAGCTTTGCCATTCATCAAGATGTTAATGGAAGAGCAACAGATTACGCACTTGCATGGGCAGTAGCAATTGGTTCTCCTACAATCTTCCAAACGACTCTTGAATCAGAATATAAGTCTGACATTTTTGGAGAAAGAGGAATTTTGCTGGGAGCAGTTCACGGAATTGTAGAAAGTTTATATCGCTGGTTGATTCGTTCTGGACATTCTCAGGAGGAAGCTTATATAAATTCTGTAGAATCTCTCACTCAACCAATTAGCAATATGATTTCTAAAAATGGGTTCTTGTCCATTTATATATCTCTAACTGATGCCGAAAAAGAAACCTTCAAAAAAGCTTACTCTGCTGCTTATCATCCTGCTTTTGAAATCTTAATGGAGATTTATGATGAAGTTGCTTCTGGAAATGAAATTCGTAGCGTGATTGAAGCAAACAATCGTCATCAGCGTTTTCCTATAGGAAAAATTGACGGCACAGAAATGTGGCAAGTTGGCGTCAATGTTCGTGATAATAGACGACCTGAGAAAGTTTCCATTCATCCTGTAACTGCTGGAGTTTATATCGCTACCATGATGGCTCAAGTAGACTTATTGAAGGAAAAGGGACATCTTTACTCTGAAATTGTCAATGAGTCCATTATTGAAGCGGTGGATTCTTTAAACCCTTACATGTATCAAAAAGGGGTGGCTCATATGCTTAATAATTGTTCCATGACAGCACAGCTTGGAACTAGAAAATGGGCACCACGATTCGATTACATTTTCTGCCAGCAGGCTTTTACTGCATTGGATGATAACAAACAGACAGATGAAAAAGTTTTTGAAAACTTTTTGACGAATGACATTCACCAAGCGTTGTCGATTTGTACTCAGCTGCGACCTTCTGTCGATATTTTTGGATAA